In Rosa chinensis cultivar Old Blush chromosome 1, RchiOBHm-V2, whole genome shotgun sequence, a genomic segment contains:
- the LOC112181912 gene encoding NADH dehydrogenase [ubiquinone] 1 alpha subcomplex subunit 6: MSFTLRSVKVPPNSVSLDEARHRVFDFFRAACRSIPTVMDIYNLNDVVAPSHLRSVVAAEIRKHASVTNPKVIDMLLFKAMEELNNITEHAKQRHHIIGQYVVGREGLMQDTGAKDQGASNFLKDFYKTNYF, encoded by the exons ATGTCGTTCACACTCCGGAGCGTGAAGGTGCCACCGAACTCGGTCTCTCTCGACGAAGCCCGGCACCGagtcttcgacttcttcagggcCGCCTGCAGATCCATCCCTACAGTCATGGACATCTACAACCTTAACGACGTCGTCGCCCCATCTCACCTCCGCTCCGTCGTCGCCGCCGAGATCCGCAAGCACGCCTCCGTCACCAACCCCAAG GTCATTGATATGCTGCTCTTCAAGGCAATGGAAGAGTTAAATAACATCACTGAGCATGCAAAGCAGCGACACCACATCATTGGCCAGTATGTTGTGGGTCGAGAAGGACTCATGCAGGATACAGGCGCAAAGGACCAGGGGGCCTCTAATTTTCTCAAAGATTTCTACAAGACCAATTATTTTTGA